DNA from Bacillus sp. Marseille-P3661:
ACTGGATTAACATTATTAAATGTTTTTTTATTAAGAGATTCTACAAATTTACCATCAATATAGTGTAAACAGTTAAAAGGTTTTACAGTCTTTTCTACAACCGTTTGTGTTTGTACCGCCATAATTTTTTCCTCCTTAAAGCTAACAAATATTATTTAGGTTTATCTATGTCTTTATGTTAATTGTTTATTGTTTCGTATACAACATACGTGTTGCTCTATGCGGAACATGTGAGTAATTTTTTTTAAAAGTTGCAAATATTGTATCATAAGTGCCCTATAAATACATTTTCGCCAGCTTCCGTCTATAGTACTGAACTAATATCCATAATAATTATAGCGTTCTCTATGTTTTTCGAAAAATAAATGACAATCAAAAACAGCACCAATTGTCATTATTATAGACAATTGGTGCTTATACTGACTATTTTTCTCAAATGAGACCTTTATCGACTACCTCTTCTACCTTTTGATGAAAACCTTGACTTGCTTTTGGGACGACTATCATTTATTTTTTTTCTAAAAGGTGTATCTGCACCTTTCCTCCTGACATATCCGCTGTCTTCAGAACGTCTAGCTTTTCTTATTTGCTCATTTCTTTCTTTTTCATAATCCTCACGATCAGGGATACTAATTCCTTTAATGACTTGTTTTTCTAGTGTTTGATGAATCCCTTTTTCAATCATTTGTAAGAACTCGATATCCTTAGGTGCAACTAAAGTAATGGCAACACCATTCCCGCCCGCTCGGCCAGTACGTCCAATTCTGTGAACATAGCTTTCAACATCCTGTGGTATATCATAGTTAAAAACATGTGTCACTCCTTCTACATCAAGACCTCTTGCTGCAACGTCTGTTGCAACTAAAAACTGAGATTTTGCTTCTCGGAATCGTTTCATCGCTTTTTCACGTTTTGACTGAGGTAAGTCACCGTGCAGCTCGTCTACTTCATATCCATTAGCAATCAGGACCTCATAAAGCTTTTTGGCACGAGCTTTTGTACGACAGAAAATAATTCCTAGAAAAGGGCGATGTTCTTGAATTAAATGCAATAAAGTTGCTTGTTTCCTGCGATCGGTTGTTTCAATAACAACTTGTTTAATCTCAGCTACCGTTACTTTTTTTTCTTTGACTTCAATGATCTCTGGGTCTACCAAATATTTTTTAGCAAGAGATTTAATTTCGTTTGGCATTGTTGCTGAAAACAGCATCGTTTGGCGCGTCGAGTATGTTTCATATATAATGTCTTCTACCTCGGGAAGGAACCCCATATGTAACATTTGATCCGCTTCGTCAAGTACAAACATCTGAATGGTTGAAAGGTCAACTGTTCCGCGGCGAATATGATCCAATAACCGACCAGGAGTTGCAACAATAATATGTTGACCACCCTTTAATTTTTTCAATTGATGCTCAACATCCTGACCACCGTACACAGCTAATACCTTAACGCCTTCTAAGTTCTCTATCATTTTCTTTATTTCTTTTGAAATCTGCTGAGCAAGTTCTCTTGTGGGTGTCAAAATAAGGGCTTGTAAGACCGGTTTGTTTGCATCAATTTTTTCAAGGATTGGCAGCACAAACGCCAACGTCTTTCCCGTTCCAGTTTGCGCTTGGGCAATCACATCCTTACCCTCAAGAACAGAGGGAATCGTCCTTTCCTGTATTGAGGTAGGAGTTAAAAGTCCTAGTGACTTTAATGTATGATTAATTTGTTTTCGAATTCCAAGTTGTAAAAAATCAGGCAAGGTTAATCACGTCTCTTTTCATTTATTAATGCCAATGTTTGTTATTAAAATGGCTTATTAACTATAGCATATACGTTAGTATTTTACGAAGTGATTTGAAAGATTCATGGAGACTTTTCTCCTGCTACAAATCACGCAGAGCCTGTATCAGGAGACCATCCCCATGAAAACCATTAAATTTGGTTATATCAGTTTCTTTGTCTGTGCTCCCAGATAAATTGTTTTGCTAAGTTTTCCAGATTATCATTGAGCGGTTCTAATGCAATACTACCGTATTTTCGTTTTAATGCCACTTCCAAAAGCCAATCTGCAACAGTCGGATTTTTGGGAAGGAGTGGTCCATGTAAGTATGTTCCGATCAGATTTTTATAACGTAAACCTTCTTTAGCATCTTCTCCATTGTTTCCGAATCCTGAAATTACTGTGCCAAATGATTCATATTCATGATATGTCCGTCCAACATGGTTTTCGAAACCTACAATAGTCCCCATATCCTTTGTTTCCATCAGTAAATTTCCTATTAATCTAGTTGGCTTTGACAGGGTATAGAAATCCAAAACCTCTAGCCCTTTTAATTTCAATCCATTTGAAAGTTCATAATAACTACCTAAAAATTGATAGCCACCACAAATGGTCAATGCTGCGACTCCATCTTCGACCATTGCTTGGAACTCTTTTTTTATTTTATGAAGTTGTAATGTGACAATACTTTGCTCGCGATCGCTCCCACCGCCTATAAAAAGAATGTCTGCACCGTTTAAGTGACTTTGAATGCCGTCTACTCCCGTTATTTTTTTTATGTTAAGCTTAATATTCCTCCATTCACATCTTTTTTTCAATACAAGAATATTTCCTCGATCACCATAAAGATTTAATCTATCCGGAAAAAAGTGGAGTAAGGTTAATTCCATTTTTAATAACTCCCTCTTATCATCGTTAAACTTTTCCTTACAGGTTCTAGTGCTGTGTAGTTAGGTAAATGATATGTTTTTATACCTTTCTCCACAGATAAACGTACAGTTTCTTCTGTAGAGCTCCTAATTGTTATTTTAACATCATCAATACCTGCATACTTCATTCGTAGGGCCATATCGTAAGCTCTCGTCCCTGAACACCACACTCCCACTATATCTTCACGGCATAATCGCTCCAAATCAGCATCCCAAATCCATGAAATATCCGTCCCGTCTAAATCTAAATCATTTAGATAGAGACAGACTTGTTTGGGTTCCTTTGTTTCCAAAACCTCAGATAAAGAAATATTCAAACCAACAGGGTTTTTAACAAGATTTAATATATGCTCAATTCCATTTAAGGAAATAGTTTGCATTCTACCATTTATTGCTTTATAAGAACGTAGTCCTTTTTTAATACATTCTTCGCTAATTCCTAACTCCTTTGCCACCGAAATGACTGCCAAAGCATTATAAATATTGTGTATGCCTTTAATACCAAGCTCATATTCGACTGTAGAAACCGTGAATTTTTGTCCATTAATAGAAACAGCTTCATATAAGATATCCGGACGTTTAAATCCACACTTACATTCAAAATAACCTAGCTGTCCGTAATGAATGTGCGTATAGTTAAGTTCTCTTTTACAGGACGGACAGTATTTTGATTCGGTTATTTGCTGCAACTCAAATTGATGGGCATGTTTGCTTAAACCAAAAAATACTTTGGGATTAGAAAGCTGATTAAGTCTAACTGTTAAGGGATCATCCCCATTTAAAACAAGTCTTGCGTTAGTTTCCTTTATTGCATCCGCGACTTTCTGCACCAATACGTCAATTTCTCCATACCGATCTAATTGATCACGAAAAAAATTATTGACTATGATAAATGATGGGTCATTTATTTCCTTGACCAATTTTGACATTGTCGCTTCATCGACTTCTATAACAGCATATTCATAATCTAACTTTCCTGTAATTTTAGCTGCTCTAATAAATGTTGTTGTAATTCCAGATATTAAATTCGCCCCTTCATAGTTCGAGAACACTTTTTTTCCACTTTCATTCAAAATTGAAACTAGTAAATTAGAAATGGTTGTTTTTCCATTTGTTCCAGTTATAAAAATAATCGTATTAACTTTTTTCGCTAACTCTCGTAAAATGTTATTATTTATCCTTCGTGCTACAATTCCAGGTTTTGCCGTTCCGCCTTTACCCTTCCATATATTTATCATTCTTTCAAGCTTTCCTGTGATAATGGCTCTAATAGTTTTGAGATTTAACTGCATGACTCTCCCCCCCTTCCTACTTTTATAAATTCCTTTTACCATTGATAGAAAAAAGAAAAGGCTGTATCCCAACTTACTGTTGGATCAGCCTTACACTGTACTTTGCTGCATTTAGGTTCTTACCAACCTTTGTTTGTGCTGCGAAAGTTCAAAGTTGGGCTAAGTATGAAAAATAATCAATCATAGATTGAATACTTTGATCAAAGTTCTCCTTCAATTTAGAGTGCTCAAAAATATGGACACCTGGCCTTGCATTCACTTCCAATATCCATATATGACCTTTATGATCAACACCTATATCCAAACCCAATTCACCTAAATTATAGGTTAAATTTCGTTCAATCGTTTCAGCACACTGTAAGGATACTAGTTTTATTTTTTCAGTAATATCTGAACTTAAATGACCAAACACTGGTTCTAATACTTCATTATATGGTTTTATCCACCCTCCATGTGTAGTTACGTTAGATAGGTCCACCACATTCGCTCCAATTGCGCTAGCATGCCATTGATTCTCTCCGTTCTTATTCATGTGAATTCGAAAGTCGAAAAATGAATTGTTAAGGTTAGCTAAATGAATACCCTGCTGAGCAATATATCTTAGTCTTTTTCTTTTAGGTAGTATTCTTTTGAATAATGAAGTAATGGACGCGAATTGTATAGACTTGTATTCATTATTAAAACGTGATTCACATAAATAGCTGCCATTCTCTAGTTGGGTAATCTTATAGATTCCGATACCATAAGTCCCGTGAGATGGTTTAAGAAATACAGTTTTGTAGGAAGTTATCAATCTTTTGACATCTTTCGGCCGTGGAGAAATATATGTTTTGGGGATATACGGTTCTAGTGATTCATTTTTCAATAAATAACGATGAATCGTTGCTTTATCGAAAAAGTAAGGATTAATGATTGGCGGTTTTTTACATTCTATGATTGTCTCAAGAAATAATTTGAAGTCCTTACGATGATATATTCTTTTGGATGTAACCCTATTATAAATAACATCTGGTAATGGAAATGTCCCACGAGACCATGTATGCCCCATTTCATTTTTTGAAGTGCTTTCAGAATAGGAAATGAAATAACCGTTTACAGTATTTTGGTTCCAATCAATATCATTATGGGTAAATGCATACACCACTAACGGCTTTTTCATATAGGAATACATTAATTTCTCTACTGTATTAGGGATTGGAGTATTTATTAAGATTCCTACCACCAATTCTTTTTTTTTCTTGTCGTCGAACAACCTATTATCGTTATGAATTGTTGAATCTATTAAGCGATTGTTATGTTCTGAGTTACTCATTATACACACCTTTCCATTTTACTAATTATCCAAATGAGCAACATTTTATCGTTCTATAAAACTTAGATTAAGTTTTTGTTTGAATATAAAATCATAGTCTCAAATATGATATCTAAGCGCATATTATTCCTAGAAAAGTATAATACGAAATCATTCCCGTTACTAAATATGAGCATAGATGTTGAATTACATTAATATATGTTTTTTTATTGAGATGTGACCCCTTTTAGTAAAAATTGACCACTTCTTTGTTCACGAATTTCATCGATCTTTTATGTTCAGATTGTTCCCACCAAAAATAATTGCTCTCCAATCAAAAACAGGACATTCTTTCCAGTTATATTGTTTATAATCTGAATGCCCCAATGTTCGTTTATAATTTGGCAAATCTTTGACGAGGGCAGCGTGTAATTCAACTAAGGATTTCTTCTGAGCATCCGTAGGTTCTTCTATTAAGAAATCCCCCACTACACAAATTCCAAGAGAATATTTGTTAGCCTTTCCCACATGATAACTTCTTGCACCTAAATCATTGCCCCACTGAATTTCACCCGATTTTGTGATGACGAAATGATAGCCCAAACCTCCATACCAACCATTATGTTCCAGGTGGTATTTTGAGAAGTTTATGGCGTCTCCACCAGGTGTTGAACTGTGATGAATGGCAATATCAGTTTTTGATTCAACTCCATAATCATTGTATTTCCTGGCTCTTTCAAGTTTGTGCCGAACATCAACCACCTGTGGTAGCTTTTGAAAATTAAACATCTAAAATTTTTCCCTCTTTCATTAATTTTTTTATTTTACATATATCCTACCTGTTGGAGCCGTTATACTGTTTTCTTCATTACTAAAATAGTGCAAAGCCGTAGTTTAATAACTCCATCATTTCTTCATCTCGCTTTTCCATACTTGGTTCACCTAAGATAACGGCAACGAGATGGATTCCGTTTTTTCTTGCACTAGCAGCTAAGCAGTAGCCGGCCTGAGGTGTATATCCGGTTTTCAAACCATCAACTTCTACCATTCTAGTTAACAACTGATTGGTGTTATATATTTTCTTAATTTCTCCTTGATAAATATAATCATGTTTTCGATGAGAGTATGTTAAAATCTCCTGTCGACTTACTAATCTAATTGCAAGTTGAGCGACATCGAATGCAGTGGAAAAGTGATTTTTACGGGGTAACCCATGAGGATTCATATAATGAGTGTTGCGTAATTTATACTTTTTAGCATATTTATTCATTTTTCGAACAAACATTTTAGTTGAGCCACAAATATGTTCAGCCATAGCTTCAGCCGCATCATTTGCAGAGCTTATTAAAATCGCCTTAAACATATCTTCAACAGAAAGTACATCTCCGGCTTTTAAATATAATCTCGACCCTCTGGTTTGAGTTGCCCTTTCTGTTACTCGAACAGGCTCTGACCAGTTTAATCCTCCGTTATCGATTTCCCTTAAAATTAATAACAAAGTCATCAATTTAGTTAAACTGGCCATCGGATATCTTATATGGACATTTTTTTCAAATAAAACTTCTCGTGACTTACATTCGATCAAAATTGCTGACTTTGCATTCATCACCAAATCATTCGGATTAATACTCATATACACCCCTCTTCAACGACAAGATTGTTATTGAATTACCCCTCAATACAGTTAGCAATAATAGGTATTCTTATATTTCTTCTATAATGTAAAGTATGGAAAAGTTGATAAATAGTGTAGGCTTTACGGGAACACGGGACTATTTTATCACTCTTAAAAACCTAACTAAAACCAATAGGTTCCCCTCGCCCCCTTATAAAGGGGGGTGTACCTCCCTTTTTGGGTATGTACCAATTCACTTAGTAATTGTATGATTTTTTAGAATATACAAAAAAATAAAACCTTAGGAACGGAGGTAAAATAATGAAGAAACGAAATCGTATTGTACAAGGGTTTTTAATAGGTGCCTGCTTGGTAACCTTCCCCCTTGGTGCTTCAGCGCAGATCATTATTCCAGATCCAACTACAGAACAAAGAGAGTCCATTAATGATCTTGCACTTCCACAATCTTTGGAAAGAAAGACAGGAACATTTTTGGAAGGTATGACACATACATGGTACGAATACCTGCCAAGCTCTTATACAGGTGAACAAGCTGTCCCGCTCGTTGTTTCACTACACGGGGCATCAGGTACAGGGCATGACCAAGCCAGAAGCACCGGATGGCATCTTGTAGCTGAGCGTGATGGATTTATAGTAATTTTCCCTAATTCATCATCTAATATTGACGTTAGAGACTCTGTGAATCGTTGGGATAACAAGAAGGACGGAATAGATATAGAATATTTGAAAGAATTAATTGATTATGCTATTTCCGAGTACAATATTGATACTTCTCGTATTTATATGCATGGTGTTTCAAACGGAGATATGATGTCATTGCAGTTTGCAGTTAAGCATGGCGATATGTTAGCAGGCCTTGCTAGCTCGATCGGTCCTACTCACTGGGGATTTTTTGAAAAAGGAGAGATAGACAAGCCTACGAATCCATTACCTGTACATCAATGGCGTGGTGAAGATGATATTATAGTGCTTGCACCTCCTAGAGAAGTTTCTTTTGACCCCGCCGGCCGTGATGAAGTGAATGCTTTTAATAAAAAACTTTGGTTGGACGTTAATGGAAATGATTTAATTCCAGAAATACGCATTGATGGGAAGGATAATCTCGAGATCTACCGTGGTGGAAGTGCTCTCTTTTTATATAACGAAGTAAAAGATGCACCACATGGACAAGAAGTATATGCTGCGGATTCAATGTGGAGTGAGTTATTAAGCGGTTATTCACGTGGGCCAAACGGTGAAATTATTCCGAGTGAACCCATTGATTCCCCAAGTGGCGACAAAAATGCTACAGCTATTGTGGTAGGTGCGGATAAGGCATTTATAGATAATAAAGTGGTGCCTCTTCAAAATGGTGGACCTACACTCATTGATAATAGCATATATGTACCAGTTCAATTCCTTAATCACGCATTTGGAGCTGCAGTAGAATTGCGAAGTGAAGGGAAACAAGCTATTGTAACTACACCTGAAGGGGCAAACATTGCATTCTCACAAGGAAATGCAGCGATAACGGTAAATAACCGAATCGAAACTTTAGAACAAAAGGTAGTGCTAATGGATGGACAACTGATGGTACCTATGCGCCCTATCTCAGAGACACTTTTTAACAAGAATGTCTCCTATAATAACGGAGCGGTTTATATTTCCGATCACTATGCTGAACTTAGCAGAGGAATCGCCCGTACCTTAACAAACATCCTAAAATAGATAAAAAACACACTTCATAAAATTTTTGAATTACTTTCATTATTGTGAAATAAAAAAAGTATTGGTGTCGATATTAAATCGACATCAATACTTTTTTCCATTATTTTATTTATCCGATACTCACATCTTCTGTCAAGGTAGCACGCTTTTTTAATTGCCATTCTTTGTCGAAAGACTGATTATCCATCTCACCTTTAATACCGAAGATTAGTTCCTCGTTTACTTTTTGAAAGTAGATTTCTTTAATTGGGATTTGTGTACTTATAAAAGGTTCAAATACAAATCGCTCTAGCTCAGGAGATTTATTTAATAGATAAGTACCACTTTCTCTTCCCATTTGAGCAGGATACAAAAATACATTCTGATCCTTCTCTTCAAATCTGAAAGTTTCCCAATGAACAACCACACCTTGAGGGGTTGCTGCTTGTATACTTCCAAAAACCATAGAATATACAGGTTCAGTAAAATCAACTACAAACCCTTCACCTGACCATGAACCACTTATAAATGACAATTCTTTTAATAGTTTACCCATCGAAGTTCCTCCTTCTTATTTAGAAACGATTATATTAACCGTCTCTAGCAAAGTGTTATTTTATTACTCTTTGTCACACTTTTTTTAAAAATCTACTTAACTCAGGTAACAATTTTTAATGGTACTGAAACAGGTCCCCACTCCGGAAAACGAGTCATTACAGCCTCACCATCTAATTCTATTTTCTTTGTTCGAACTAACAATTCTCTAAGAGTTGTACTTAGCATCATTCGGGCAAGAGGTGCGCCTGGACATTGATGTGGTCCCATACCAAATGCTACATGTTCTTTTATGTTGGGACGATTTAAGATAAATTCATCACCATTTGGAAAGACCTCTTCATCTCGATTTGCTGAGGCAAATACAACGGCAATTGGTTCATCTTTTTTTATGAGACGGCCACCGATTACGACATCTTTATTAGGTGTTCTAGCAAATCCTCGATAAGGTGTAAAAAGCCTTAAGTATTCTTCAATTGCAGCTGGAATAAGTGAAAGATTATTACGTAATTTGTCCTGAATAGCAGGATTTTGTGCAAGATGAACCGACATACTTCCAATAAAAACAACCGGTGCAATCATTCCTACTACAATCAATTGTCGGATCGTACCTAATATTAATTCATCAGGCAGTGGTTCACCTTTGTACCTTCTCGCTAGAAAGGCACTTGTCACATCTTCTGCTGGATCCATCGGTTCATCTTTTCTACTTTGAATAATGGTTCGTGCGATATCATAGAGCTCTAAGCTTTTTTCCTGAATCATAGGCTTATTTACTTCGTTCAAAGCTTTTACATATAGCTTTGTAACCTCCCGAATTTTCATTGACAATTCAGTTGATAAATTAAAAAACTTAGCAAATACATACCCCGGTAAGTGATGGGAAAACTCAGCGCAAATATCCCCACCACCAGAATTGATATACGGCTGTAATAGGTCAATTGTTGTCTTTCTAACTAAAGGTTCAAGCTCCTTCATCTTTTCTTCTGTAAAGAACGGATCTAACGTTCTTCGATATGGAGTATGTTCAGGTGGGTCCAAATGTAGTGGAGGTCTTCTTCCTGTGGTAGAAACCTTAGGTACAACATTCTGAACAGAAGTGACATAGGTATCAGGCTTTTTTAAGATATTAACTACATCATTATGTTTAAAAAGTGCCCAAAAGCCTTCGTAAGCTTCACTATGTGCAACGGGACATTTTTGTCTTAGTTCTTTATACTCTTCATGTGCACTTGTAAAAGTTTCTGGTCTCGTCGGGTCAAAATCATGTGTTAATCGATTATCCCTATGTCCAAGCAATGAATCTAAATCCCCGTGATTAAACGGACACTTAGACTGGCTTGAGGTTCCATCTACAAGCTGTTTATCGTTTTGATTATCCAACTGAATAACTTCCTTTCTTCATCTTATATGGTAGATAAGGGAATATGGAAAACTTTCTAAATGACTTTTCCATATTCCCACTACCGTTAAGATATTTTACTATTTAAGACATTAAGAATTTATTTACTCATTTCCTCAGCAATTTTTCTTGCATTGTTAAATAATTCAGTTCCATTTAAACCTTTTGCATCCAGTTCTTCGGCCACTGCTTTCGCATTTTCTTCCATAATTGCTAAGATTTCAGCTGTTGCCTCGGGTGATAAATCAATAATTTCATTTCCCTCTTCAATTGCTAGGTCTACACCTGCCTGTACTTCTTTTTCAAGACCAACCATTAACTGGTCTTCCCACCATTTGGCATTTTCTGTTATGACCTGTTGCTGTTCAGGAGTTAAACCAGCAAACACTTCTTTATTCATCATTTTTGAATTCATCCATGGTGTAGCATAAGGTAAGCGAGTGTTATATTTAGTTACTTCTGCAAATTTAAATGTTTTAAGCGGATCAGCTCCTGTGATAACGCCGTCAATCGTACCTTTTTCTAGTGCACTATAAGTTTCGGAGATTGGTAATTTAATTGGATTTGCACCTAACGCCTTAACTAAGGCCACAGAAGCATCATCAGCAACTTTAAGATTTAAACCTTTAAAGTCAGCAGCAGAACGAATTGGCTTATTTACTGTATGAATCCACGATTGACCTGCAGACATTCTAGTAAGCGGAACCACTTCTTCATACTCAGCTCCCATCTCTGGTGTATTAGCAGCAAGTTCCCTAGTAAAATCTAATAATGTTTTCATATCAGTAATTCCATAATTGAACATTGCCACAGAATATTCTAAAGTAAAACGGTCTCTTTCTGATCCTACTGCGGCTTGAGCAATCTCGGCCGATCCTCGCAGAACTTCCTGGTACCATTCCTTCGCATCAACTAATGTTCCATCATAGAATCTATCAACTTTAATTGAGCCATTTGATTGTTCTTCGATTCGATTAAACATCTCTTCATCTATTTGACCTTGATAATGGTTAGAAGATACGTATGTCGCATATTTAAGATTGACCGGATCTACCTTTTCTTCTACTGCAGTGTTAGAATCTGAAGTACTCGTCTCGCTAGTCGTTGGATTGGATGAATTTCCGCATCCTGTAAGAAGTACTGAAATCCCTATTAAGGCTGCAATTGATAGGGAAACTGCTCTTTTTTTCATGTTAAACATTTTTTTTCCTCCCTGAAATTGGTTTCTTTATAATACTTATCGGAATATTTAATCATTATCTAAAATATCCCGATATTTATTATCGCAAAATACCTCTATATGACTTAAATAAAGACCACTAGTATTAATATACAATACGGTTTCCCTTTAAATTTAATCTAGTAATTCAGGTAAAAAGGTAACTATATCTGGGAATAGCAACAATACCAGAATAACGACAATTTGAGCTACTACAAATGGCGTTACTCTTCTAAATACTTTTTCCAAAGTAAGCCAATTAAATAGCCCGGCTGTAGCATATACGTTGATTCCAACTGGAGGAGTAATAACAGCCATTTCCATAACTAGTACAACATAGATACCAAACCAAAGCGGATCAAACCCCAAAGCTATAACGACTGGAAACATAAATGGAACTGTTAATAAAAGCATCGATAATGAATCCATAAACATTCCCAAAATCAAGTACATAAAAGTTACAACTAACATTACCAATATGGGTGATGCATCAATTCCACTTATTGTTGAGACTATTTTTTGTGGGATGGTCGTGACGGCAACAAAATAATTAAATGTAAATGCACCAATCATAATAAGCCCTACCATACCACTATTTGCTGCTGTCCCTTTAAGTGATGTCATTAGTTTCTCCCAGGTAAGTTTTTTTCTAGCCATTGCAATTATGATTGCACCTGCAGCACCGACGGCTCCAGCTTCTGTTGGGGTGAACCATCCCCACGATAAACCACCGATTGATAAAATGATGATGGCGATTACTTCCCACGTAGCTGCTAACGCTTTCATTTTTTCTTTAAACGAATAGCGTTCTCCTGTACCTGGGGCTAAGTCAGGATTTATACGGCATATGATTGCTATCGTAATTACATATGCAATAGCTAGTATCATCCCTGGAACAATTCCAGCAACAAACAATGCACGAATGGATTGTTCTGTCATAAGTGCGTAAAGAATAAGAATTGCACTTGGTGGGATTAAAATACCAAGTCCCCCGGCAGCCGCAACTGATGCACCGGCTAAACCGGGGTCGTAATTACGCCTCATCATCTCAGGAATAGCGATAACCCCAATCGTCACAACTGTAGCAATTGTTGAAGAGCTGATCGCTGCAAACACAGCTGATGCTACAACAGTTGCTAACGCTAATCCTCCACGGTGATATCCTAATAACTTTTCACAAAGATCATACAACTTAGCACCAAATCCAGATACTCCAAAGATCTGCGCCATTAAAATAAAAGCTGGTATAACCGCAAAGTTATAATCTGTTATGGTAGTAAATGGAATTAAAGCAATCTTCCCAATTGACGCAGTCGTTGAGACGATATATGCAAACCCTGCAAAACCGGTCAAAGCCATTCCAATCCCCACAGGTACACCAATGATAATCATTAAAAAGAAGGCGACCATACATATGA
Protein-coding regions in this window:
- a CDS encoding D-alanyl-D-alanine carboxypeptidase family protein, producing MSINPNDLVMNAKSAILIECKSREVLFEKNVHIRYPMASLTKLMTLLLILREIDNGGLNWSEPVRVTERATQTRGSRLYLKAGDVLSVEDMFKAILISSANDAAEAMAEHICGSTKMFVRKMNKYAKKYKLRNTHYMNPHGLPRKNHFSTAFDVAQLAIRLVSRQEILTYSHRKHDYIYQGEIKKIYNTNQLLTRMVEVDGLKTGYTPQAGYCLAASARKNGIHLVAVILGEPSMEKRDEEMMELLNYGFALF
- a CDS encoding peptidoglycan recognition protein family protein, with protein sequence MFNFQKLPQVVDVRHKLERARKYNDYGVESKTDIAIHHSSTPGGDAINFSKYHLEHNGWYGGLGYHFVITKSGEIQWGNDLGARSYHVGKANKYSLGICVVGDFLIEEPTDAQKKSLVELHAALVKDLPNYKRTLGHSDYKQYNWKECPVFDWRAIIFGGNNLNIKDR
- a CDS encoding YheC/YheD family endospore coat-associated protein, which produces MSNSEHNNRLIDSTIHNDNRLFDDKKKKELVVGILINTPIPNTVEKLMYSYMKKPLVVYAFTHNDIDWNQNTVNGYFISYSESTSKNEMGHTWSRGTFPLPDVIYNRVTSKRIYHRKDFKLFLETIIECKKPPIINPYFFDKATIHRYLLKNESLEPYIPKTYISPRPKDVKRLITSYKTVFLKPSHGTYGIGIYKITQLENGSYLCESRFNNEYKSIQFASITSLFKRILPKRKRLRYIAQQGIHLANLNNSFFDFRIHMNKNGENQWHASAIGANVVDLSNVTTHGGWIKPYNEVLEPVFGHLSSDITEKIKLVSLQCAETIERNLTYNLGELGLDIGVDHKGHIWILEVNARPGVHIFEHSKLKENFDQSIQSMIDYFSYLAQL
- a CDS encoding type 1 glutamine amidotransferase; amino-acid sequence: MELTLLHFFPDRLNLYGDRGNILVLKKRCEWRNIKLNIKKITGVDGIQSHLNGADILFIGGGSDREQSIVTLQLHKIKKEFQAMVEDGVAALTICGGYQFLGSYYELSNGLKLKGLEVLDFYTLSKPTRLIGNLLMETKDMGTIVGFENHVGRTYHEYESFGTVISGFGNNGEDAKEGLRYKNLIGTYLHGPLLPKNPTVADWLLEVALKRKYGSIALEPLNDNLENLAKQFIWEHRQRN
- a CDS encoding DEAD/DEAH box helicase, whose translation is MPDFLQLGIRKQINHTLKSLGLLTPTSIQERTIPSVLEGKDVIAQAQTGTGKTLAFVLPILEKIDANKPVLQALILTPTRELAQQISKEIKKMIENLEGVKVLAVYGGQDVEHQLKKLKGGQHIIVATPGRLLDHIRRGTVDLSTIQMFVLDEADQMLHMGFLPEVEDIIYETYSTRQTMLFSATMPNEIKSLAKKYLVDPEIIEVKEKKVTVAEIKQVVIETTDRRKQATLLHLIQEHRPFLGIIFCRTKARAKKLYEVLIANGYEVDELHGDLPQSKREKAMKRFREAKSQFLVATDVAARGLDVEGVTHVFNYDIPQDVESYVHRIGRTGRAGGNGVAITLVAPKDIEFLQMIEKGIHQTLEKQVIKGISIPDREDYEKERNEQIRKARRSEDSGYVRRKGADTPFRKKINDSRPKSKSRFSSKGRRGSR
- a CDS encoding MurT ligase domain-containing protein, producing the protein MQLNLKTIRAIITGKLERMINIWKGKGGTAKPGIVARRINNNILRELAKKVNTIIFITGTNGKTTISNLLVSILNESGKKVFSNYEGANLISGITTTFIRAAKITGKLDYEYAVIEVDEATMSKLVKEINDPSFIIVNNFFRDQLDRYGEIDVLVQKVADAIKETNARLVLNGDDPLTVRLNQLSNPKVFFGLSKHAHQFELQQITESKYCPSCKRELNYTHIHYGQLGYFECKCGFKRPDILYEAVSINGQKFTVSTVEYELGIKGIHNIYNALAVISVAKELGISEECIKKGLRSYKAINGRMQTISLNGIEHILNLVKNPVGLNISLSEVLETKEPKQVCLYLNDLDLDGTDISWIWDADLERLCREDIVGVWCSGTRAYDMALRMKYAGIDDVKITIRSSTEETVRLSVEKGIKTYHLPNYTALEPVRKSLTMIRGSY
- a CDS encoding stalk domain-containing protein; translated protein: MKKRNRIVQGFLIGACLVTFPLGASAQIIIPDPTTEQRESINDLALPQSLERKTGTFLEGMTHTWYEYLPSSYTGEQAVPLVVSLHGASGTGHDQARSTGWHLVAERDGFIVIFPNSSSNIDVRDSVNRWDNKKDGIDIEYLKELIDYAISEYNIDTSRIYMHGVSNGDMMSLQFAVKHGDMLAGLASSIGPTHWGFFEKGEIDKPTNPLPVHQWRGEDDIIVLAPPREVSFDPAGRDEVNAFNKKLWLDVNGNDLIPEIRIDGKDNLEIYRGGSALFLYNEVKDAPHGQEVYAADSMWSELLSGYSRGPNGEIIPSEPIDSPSGDKNATAIVVGADKAFIDNKVVPLQNGGPTLIDNSIYVPVQFLNHAFGAAVELRSEGKQAIVTTPEGANIAFSQGNAAITVNNRIETLEQKVVLMDGQLMVPMRPISETLFNKNVSYNNGAVYISDHYAELSRGIARTLTNILK